A window from Actinomycetota bacterium encodes these proteins:
- a CDS encoding response regulator transcription factor, giving the protein MKKIRVFVADDHELVRYALRTLFENEDDMEVVGEGFDTQSALDGACEAKPDVLLLDLRMPGGGGAVVCRRVKEKCPEVEVLVLTSFDEDDEVFAVLDAGAGGYILKDTRPDKVVTAVRALADGQAVFDSSVATRVISGRSSVGPNSGDGEFGSLSDREVEVLRLMAKGFSNKEIGRALWIGETTVKTHVSHILRKLGQNDRTQAVLAAVQAGIVELPGRK; this is encoded by the coding sequence ATGAAGAAGATCCGCGTCTTCGTCGCCGACGATCACGAGCTCGTACGCTATGCGCTTCGCACGCTCTTCGAGAACGAGGACGACATGGAGGTGGTCGGCGAGGGTTTCGACACGCAGTCGGCTCTCGACGGCGCCTGTGAGGCGAAACCCGACGTGCTCCTGCTCGACTTGCGCATGCCAGGCGGGGGCGGTGCCGTAGTGTGCCGACGCGTCAAGGAGAAGTGCCCTGAAGTCGAGGTACTGGTCCTCACGAGCTTCGACGAGGACGACGAGGTCTTCGCGGTGCTCGACGCGGGCGCCGGCGGTTACATCCTCAAAGACACTCGTCCCGACAAGGTGGTCACGGCGGTGAGAGCACTCGCAGACGGTCAGGCCGTCTTCGACTCGTCGGTCGCGACGCGCGTCATCAGCGGCCGGTCGTCTGTTGGCCCCAACAGCGGGGACGGCGAGTTCGGCTCGCTGTCCGACCGCGAGGTCGAGGTTCTCAGGCTCATGGCGAAGGGTTTCTCCAACAAGGAGATCGGCCGTGCGCTCTGGATCGGCGAGACCACGGTCAAGACGCACGTGAGCCACATCCTGCGCAAACTCGGACAGAATGACCGCACCCAAGCGGTGCTGGCCGCCGTGCAGGCGGGCATCGTGGAGCTGCCGGGCAGGAAGTGA